Proteins from one Desulfonema limicola genomic window:
- a CDS encoding Uma2 family endonuclease, whose product MPIVVMEPEIIEIPEPDISHIITEDDTPVDNIFSEKQQRLLAESLNSSWKPGRSFVAAANVGIFHGINQPAIVPDVFLSMDVKLPENIWEKRHRSYFIWEYGKPPDLAVEIVSNTKGSEIEKKIKIYEQICVWYYIVFDPQKIIQKDTLRIYELTANGYIPKIDRNLPRIGLGVKLWQGEYEGRNDLWLRWTDDKGNLIPTGFEASELERTRAAQAEEKAVQSEAKAAQAEEKAVQSEAKAVQAEEKAAQAQTQAEQERAKAEKLKKKLLSLGINPDKI is encoded by the coding sequence ATGCCGATAGTAGTAATGGAACCGGAAATCATTGAAATACCGGAACCTGATATCAGTCATATTATTACGGAGGATGATACACCGGTGGATAATATTTTTTCTGAAAAACAGCAGCGTCTGCTTGCAGAATCATTAAACAGTTCATGGAAGCCGGGCCGCTCTTTTGTGGCAGCGGCAAATGTGGGAATATTTCACGGCATAAACCAGCCTGCCATTGTGCCGGACGTGTTTTTGAGCATGGATGTAAAACTGCCTGAAAACATATGGGAAAAAAGGCACCGCTCCTATTTTATATGGGAATATGGAAAACCGCCGGATCTGGCTGTGGAAATCGTATCAAACACTAAGGGCAGTGAAATTGAAAAAAAGATTAAGATATATGAACAAATCTGCGTCTGGTACTATATTGTTTTTGATCCCCAGAAGATAATCCAGAAAGACACTCTCAGGATTTATGAATTAACTGCCAATGGATATATTCCAAAGATTGATCGTAATCTGCCCCGTATCGGTCTTGGAGTAAAATTATGGCAGGGAGAATATGAGGGAAGAAATGATCTGTGGCTCAGGTGGACTGATGATAAAGGAAATCTCATCCCAACAGGGTTTGAAGCTTCAGAACTTGAGCGCACCAGGGCAGCCCAGGCTGAAGAAAAAGCAGTCCAGTCTGAAGCAAAGGCAGCCCAGGCTGAAGAAAAGGCAGTCCAGTCTGAAGCAAAGGCAGTCCAGGCTGAAGAAAAGGCAGCCCAGGCACAAACACAAGCTGAACAGGAAAGAGCCAAAGCTGAAAAATTGAAGAAAAAACTTCTTTCTCTTGGAATAAACCCTGACAAAATTTAA
- a CDS encoding glycosyltransferase family 4 protein: MFKLLKNKIRIYIYILVILVCCVLIVPEIRMFFQEMGLRWLYMLFLSFFLSFSLTPLCRLAAYRFNIVDRPDIRKSHDTATPLLGGGAVYLSFITAILVNGIYSQRLWAILGAASLLFVIGVKDDAQGVSAFLRLGAQLAACVLVMSFGVVLHVFPVSWGIFSQTGNVMLTILWIIGITNAMNFFDGMDGMAAGLGIIISLFLGITAFQMNRPFAGWIAAAMTGSCLGFLPYNFKPEARAEIFLGDAGSTVIGFITACLAVYGDWAQDNPVVPLISPLLIFWILIFDMIHITIDRIVSGRVHNLREWVEYVGKDHLHHRIENVLGSKKKSVLFIYLLSFCLGTSAVVLRNAGFLEGFLLVVQSVFIVILITILEHRGQTLAKACIQNKDL, encoded by the coding sequence ATGTTTAAATTATTAAAAAATAAAATAAGAATATATATTTATATCCTTGTCATTTTAGTCTGCTGCGTACTTATAGTGCCTGAAATACGGATGTTTTTCCAGGAAATGGGATTGCGCTGGCTGTATATGCTGTTTTTATCATTTTTTCTGTCATTTTCCCTTACTCCTTTATGCCGGCTTGCTGCATACAGGTTTAATATAGTTGACAGACCTGATATCAGGAAATCCCATGATACAGCTACCCCTTTGCTTGGCGGAGGGGCTGTTTATCTTTCTTTTATTACTGCCATTTTGGTAAACGGCATTTATTCCCAAAGGCTTTGGGCAATTCTGGGAGCTGCCAGCCTGCTTTTTGTTATAGGGGTCAAAGACGATGCTCAGGGGGTTTCAGCATTTTTAAGACTTGGAGCGCAGCTGGCTGCATGTGTCCTGGTAATGAGTTTTGGTGTTGTTCTCCACGTTTTTCCAGTAAGCTGGGGGATATTTTCCCAGACAGGCAATGTAATGCTGACTATCTTATGGATTATAGGAATTACCAATGCCATGAATTTTTTTGACGGCATGGACGGCATGGCAGCAGGTCTGGGCATTATTATTTCATTGTTCCTGGGTATTACAGCTTTTCAGATGAACCGGCCTTTTGCAGGCTGGATTGCCGCAGCAATGACAGGAAGCTGCCTGGGCTTTTTGCCTTATAATTTTAAACCTGAAGCCAGGGCTGAGATTTTCCTGGGTGATGCCGGAAGCACGGTCATAGGATTTATAACCGCATGTCTGGCTGTTTATGGAGACTGGGCACAGGATAATCCTGTTGTTCCTCTTATTTCTCCCCTGCTTATATTCTGGATACTTATATTTGACATGATCCATATTACAATTGACAGGATTGTTTCAGGCAGGGTCCATAATCTCAGGGAATGGGTGGAATATGTTGGAAAAGATCACCTTCATCACAGGATTGAAAATGTTCTTGGTTCAAAGAAAAAAAGTGTTTTATTTATTTATCTGCTTTCATTTTGTCTGGGAACAAGTGCTGTGGTATTGAGAAATGCAGGGTTTTTGGAAGGATTTTTACTGGTTGTCCAGTCAGTTTTTATTGTTATTCTTATTACAATCCTTGAACACAGGGGACAAACCCTGGCAAAAGCCTGTATCCAGAATAAAGATTTGTAA
- a CDS encoding AAA-like domain-containing protein, translating to MRRFSSYGPVNTQLHYFVPREKLIEKACLQLMGETPEQGGHYITVWAPRQCGKSWVMNKTMWKLAENENFHVLKLELEHLKTTEDKDRIASNIAEEITKYLGLKNPGVRNMDELRLVFENKLLDKPLILILDEFDALTEEAISGLAGVFRNIYNNRRNDPNPSHKKEYLLHGIALIGVRSVLGIENVKGSPFNVQRSLHIPKLTYEETCSMFFQYEQESGQKVKQEVIDLVFNETQGQPGLVSWFGELLTEGYDRYVPDTKSPISKKNFEKIYAAAVHVLPNNNILNIISKAKQEPYKGLVIELFKTSEKISFRYDEPRINFLYMNGVIDCEEAGNDYTIRFSCPFVQKRLFNYFSFELFRYMGKLLEPFEDTSDTITETGLNITNLMRRYERHLKKNREWMFQDAPRRKDLRIYEAVFHFNLYEFINSFLANKKAKVWPEFPTGNGKIDLMIQYAGKLYGLELKSYTDDSDFRISLQQAARYGKTLKLDLIWLVEFVEYIPEGYREKYEQEYHDKESGVVVKPVFVATGE from the coding sequence ATGAGAAGATTTTCATCATACGGACCTGTAAATACACAACTGCATTATTTTGTTCCCAGGGAAAAACTTATTGAAAAAGCCTGCCTTCAATTAATGGGTGAAACCCCGGAACAAGGCGGGCATTACATAACAGTATGGGCACCCCGGCAGTGCGGCAAATCCTGGGTTATGAATAAAACCATGTGGAAACTTGCTGAAAACGAAAATTTTCATGTTTTAAAGCTTGAACTGGAGCATTTAAAAACAACAGAGGATAAAGACAGGATTGCTTCAAATATTGCAGAAGAAATTACAAAATACCTGGGGTTAAAAAATCCGGGTGTGCGTAATATGGATGAGCTTCGCCTTGTTTTTGAAAATAAGTTACTGGATAAACCCTTAATCTTAATCCTTGATGAATTTGACGCACTGACAGAAGAAGCAATAAGCGGGCTTGCGGGTGTTTTCCGCAATATTTACAACAACAGGCGCAATGATCCCAATCCTTCACATAAAAAAGAATATCTCCTTCACGGCATTGCATTAATCGGGGTGCGCAGTGTCTTAGGCATTGAAAATGTAAAAGGCTCGCCTTTCAATGTCCAGCGCAGCCTGCATATTCCAAAGCTTACATATGAAGAAACCTGCTCCATGTTTTTTCAGTATGAACAGGAAAGCGGGCAGAAGGTGAAGCAGGAAGTAATAGACCTGGTATTTAACGAAACCCAGGGACAGCCCGGGCTTGTGTCCTGGTTTGGTGAACTGCTTACAGAGGGATATGACCGATATGTACCGGATACAAAAAGCCCAATATCTAAGAAAAATTTTGAAAAGATTTATGCTGCTGCTGTTCATGTGCTGCCCAACAACAATATACTTAACATTATCAGCAAAGCAAAACAGGAGCCGTACAAAGGGCTTGTTATAGAACTTTTTAAAACATCGGAAAAAATATCTTTCAGATATGATGAACCCCGTATCAATTTTTTATACATGAACGGGGTCATAGACTGCGAGGAAGCAGGAAACGATTATACAATCCGCTTTTCCTGTCCATTTGTGCAAAAACGCCTGTTTAACTATTTTTCCTTTGAGCTTTTCCGCTACATGGGCAAGCTCCTTGAGCCTTTTGAAGACACATCGGACACCATCACGGAAACAGGCTTGAACATTACAAATCTTATGCGCCGGTATGAAAGACATTTGAAAAAAAACCGTGAATGGATGTTCCAGGACGCACCAAGAAGAAAAGACCTGCGCATTTACGAGGCTGTGTTTCATTTTAATCTTTATGAATTTATAAACTCATTTCTTGCCAATAAAAAGGCAAAGGTATGGCCCGAATTTCCCACTGGAAACGGCAAGATTGATCTCATGATCCAGTATGCAGGAAAACTTTACGGGCTGGAGCTTAAAAGCTATACTGATGACAGCGATTTCCGCATATCATTGCAGCAGGCGGCACGGTATGGAAAAA
- a CDS encoding RtcB family protein has protein sequence MTELKKLDDYRWELPKTGNMLVPGIIYTNQSMLEAVKKEGALTQIANVASLPGILKNSLAMPDVHQGYGFTIGGVAAFDWKQGIVSPGGVGYDINCGVRLASTNLQEKDIRLKLSDLVNELYRNIPSGIGSKGSVKLSLEDEKKVLVTGSKWAVEHGFGEDTDIEYTEEYGCLPDADPSEISDKAMKRGKDQLGTLGSGNHFLEIGIVDEIFDEKTARAFGLYKDQVTIMLHTGSRGLGYQVCDDFLAFMKKHVKSLPVEVPDPHLSCAMIQSEQGQRYLRAMACAANYAWANRQILMHHAKDVLMKSLNISPRELGMHLVYDVCHNIAKKEEHIIDGKKRMVCVHRKGATRSFPPGHEALCRAYKNTGQPVLVPGDMGTASYVLVGTETAMKETFGSTCHGAGRLLSRKAAKKAAKGRAVYRELEDKGILVRWTGRATMAEEMPDAYKDISQVVDVVHGAEISRKVARLRPAAVVKG, from the coding sequence ATGACAGAATTAAAAAAACTTGATGATTACAGGTGGGAGCTTCCAAAAACAGGCAATATGCTTGTGCCTGGTATAATTTATACAAACCAGTCCATGCTTGAGGCTGTTAAAAAGGAAGGGGCACTTACTCAAATAGCAAATGTTGCATCCCTGCCTGGTATTTTAAAAAATTCACTTGCCATGCCTGATGTACACCAGGGATATGGTTTTACCATAGGCGGGGTTGCTGCCTTTGACTGGAAACAGGGCATTGTCTCACCAGGCGGGGTTGGATATGATATAAACTGCGGGGTCAGGCTTGCATCAACAAATCTTCAAGAAAAGGACATAAGGCTGAAACTGTCAGACCTTGTGAATGAACTTTATAGAAATATTCCTTCGGGAATAGGGTCTAAAGGTTCAGTCAAACTTTCATTGGAAGATGAAAAAAAGGTTCTTGTAACAGGCAGTAAATGGGCTGTTGAACATGGATTTGGCGAAGATACGGATATTGAATATACTGAAGAATATGGATGCCTGCCTGATGCGGATCCTTCTGAAATAAGTGATAAAGCCATGAAACGGGGAAAAGACCAGCTTGGAACCCTGGGTTCAGGCAATCATTTTCTTGAAATCGGCATTGTTGATGAAATATTTGATGAAAAAACAGCAAGGGCTTTTGGGCTTTATAAAGATCAGGTAACAATTATGCTTCATACAGGCTCAAGGGGTCTTGGATACCAGGTTTGTGATGATTTTCTTGCATTTATGAAAAAACATGTAAAAAGTCTGCCTGTTGAAGTTCCTGATCCTCATTTATCATGTGCCATGATCCAGTCTGAGCAGGGGCAGCGCTATCTGAGGGCAATGGCATGTGCGGCAAATTATGCCTGGGCAAACAGGCAGATTCTCATGCACCATGCAAAAGATGTATTGATGAAATCCCTGAATATCAGCCCCAGAGAACTGGGTATGCACCTTGTTTATGATGTATGCCATAATATTGCAAAAAAGGAAGAACACATTATTGACGGGAAAAAAAGGATGGTCTGCGTTCACAGGAAAGGAGCCACACGCTCTTTTCCTCCAGGACATGAAGCATTGTGCAGGGCATATAAAAATACAGGCCAGCCCGTGCTTGTTCCCGGTGATATGGGCACTGCTTCATATGTCCTTGTGGGAACTGAAACAGCAATGAAGGAAACCTTTGGCTCAACCTGCCATGGAGCTGGAAGGCTCTTGAGCAGGAAAGCAGCAAAAAAAGCAGCAAAAGGCAGGGCTGTTTATCGTGAACTGGAAGACAAAGGCATTCTTGTAAGATGGACAGGCCGGGCTACAATGGCAGAGGAGATGCCTGATGCCTACAAGGATATTTCCCAGGTAGTTGATGTGGTTCACGGGGCAGAAATTTCCCGCAAGGTTGCAAGATTAAGACCCGCAGCAGTTGTAAAAGGCTGA
- a CDS encoding FG-GAP-like repeat-containing protein — protein sequence MNKKVICLIFILLIFHLPGCIHSKSRQNNTVFQPRFNAYGLPSSGHYRGLAAADLDNDGNPDIIGGASSAALNPGVIAIWYGNGTGHMSRPLFLPIKGEVRSIAIGDVNEDGLNDIIFSVRRESSGIKVWLNQPDRKWIKGISPVEGNNYEGVLAADINRDGHIDIIAANATTDSQAGIQVWQGDGRGNWPVESGPVGRGIFMDIACADFNNDGILDIAGSGWGTYGSLRVWLGTGMGGWSAIPHLKSGSYYALTAADINNDGHMDILAGTYKAGIRIFHGNGKGGFQMGQSPVNTGSFWKVVCADLDGDGRQDIIAGSSDSSGMRAWLGKEEVLWEPVYSFPDSGIYYAMFIADINKDGHNDLAAASFGEGIKFWPGMGGFINKPGIDPGDKNEFIDNQNKASLGEVEENDVFTSISGFPEYKIGPGDILEITMWKHSVGTKEEILVRPDGKISFGFVEDLKVSGLTAIQLDELLTEHLKIYIKHPQIDVIIKTYQSKFVTFAGEIYTNVTFRSGPGRYELKGKVTLLEMLSKVGGPTQNANLRDVRVRNKNGQAFSVNLYKTINFGDTSQDVIINDGDLIVIPAVTKQANRVYVFGEVIKPGVYTFSGSEMFLFDAISQAGGVSIFATPESTKVVRGDITSPEVISADLKALMEKGDRTQNVALASGDLVYVPRSFVGNVNVFVKQISPLINLIFTPARFRDEYYDW from the coding sequence ATGAATAAGAAGGTTATATGTTTAATATTTATTCTGCTTATTTTTCATCTGCCGGGATGTATTCATTCCAAGAGCCGTCAAAATAATACTGTCTTTCAGCCCCGATTCAATGCTTACGGTCTGCCCTCATCAGGACATTACCGGGGGCTTGCTGCTGCTGATCTGGATAATGACGGCAATCCTGATATAATAGGAGGAGCTTCATCTGCTGCTTTAAACCCGGGCGTGATTGCCATCTGGTATGGAAATGGCACAGGCCATATGTCCAGGCCCTTGTTTCTTCCCATAAAAGGCGAAGTTCGTTCTATTGCCATTGGAGATGTAAATGAAGATGGATTAAATGATATTATATTTTCAGTGCGCAGGGAATCCTCAGGAATAAAGGTATGGCTGAATCAGCCTGACCGGAAATGGATTAAAGGAATATCACCTGTTGAGGGAAATAATTATGAGGGTGTTTTAGCTGCTGATATTAACCGTGATGGGCATATTGATATTATTGCAGCTAATGCAACAACAGATTCACAGGCAGGTATTCAGGTATGGCAGGGCGATGGCAGGGGAAACTGGCCGGTGGAATCGGGACCTGTCGGCAGAGGGATTTTTATGGACATTGCCTGTGCAGATTTTAATAATGACGGTATCCTGGATATTGCAGGCTCAGGCTGGGGAACCTATGGCAGTCTTAGGGTATGGCTTGGTACCGGTATGGGAGGATGGTCAGCTATTCCCCATTTAAAATCAGGCAGTTATTATGCTTTAACAGCAGCAGATATAAATAATGACGGGCATATGGATATCCTTGCAGGAACCTATAAAGCCGGAATAAGGATATTCCACGGTAATGGCAAAGGGGGTTTTCAAATGGGACAAAGCCCTGTTAATACTGGAAGTTTCTGGAAGGTTGTTTGTGCTGATCTTGACGGGGACGGCCGTCAGGATATTATAGCAGGTTCTTCTGATTCATCAGGCATGAGGGCATGGCTGGGAAAAGAGGAAGTCTTGTGGGAGCCTGTATATTCTTTCCCTGATTCAGGAATATATTATGCCATGTTCATTGCTGATATAAACAAAGACGGACACAATGATCTTGCTGCAGCCAGTTTTGGAGAAGGTATCAAATTCTGGCCTGGGATGGGTGGATTTATCAATAAACCAGGAATTGATCCTGGTGATAAAAATGAATTTATAGATAATCAAAATAAAGCCAGTCTTGGAGAAGTTGAAGAAAACGATGTATTTACAAGCATTTCAGGTTTTCCTGAATATAAGATAGGCCCTGGAGATATACTTGAGATAACCATGTGGAAACATTCTGTGGGAACCAAGGAAGAAATCCTGGTAAGGCCTGATGGTAAAATCTCATTTGGTTTTGTTGAAGATCTTAAAGTATCAGGATTGACAGCTATTCAGCTTGATGAACTTTTGACAGAACATCTTAAAATCTATATTAAGCATCCCCAGATTGATGTTATTATTAAAACATACCAAAGTAAATTTGTTACCTTTGCAGGAGAGATATATACAAATGTTACCTTTCGCTCCGGCCCTGGAAGATATGAACTTAAAGGAAAGGTTACTCTCCTGGAAATGCTGTCAAAGGTTGGAGGCCCGACCCAGAATGCCAATTTAAGAGATGTGAGGGTGCGCAATAAAAACGGTCAGGCTTTTAGTGTTAATCTTTATAAAACCATTAATTTTGGAGATACAAGCCAGGATGTGATTATTAATGACGGAGATTTAATAGTAATTCCCGCTGTTACCAAGCAGGCAAACCGTGTTTATGTTTTTGGAGAGGTTATAAAACCAGGGGTTTATACATTCAGCGGTTCTGAAATGTTTTTATTTGATGCCATATCCCAGGCTGGAGGTGTGAGTATTTTTGCCACACCTGAAAGCACAAAGGTTGTCAGAGGCGATATAACCAGCCCCGAGGTAATTTCTGCTGATCTTAAAGCTCTTATGGAAAAAGGAGACCGAACCCAGAATGTGGCTCTTGCAAGCGGAGATCTTGTATATGTTCCCAGAAGTTTTGTTGGGAATGTAAATGTTTTTGTTAAACAGATTTCGCCTCTTATAAACCTGATTTTTACCCCTGCCCGTTTCAGGGATGAATACTATGACTGGTAA
- a CDS encoding HD-GYP domain-containing protein, which yields MAVLRNIKPDTSDLKTNMIRADTVPAGAGLSFQSLESDRERLYDSLVDYAGSVFSAIRNQQKIPLDKGFELVKKMTENHLPEDPVFIKSIHHDSLEDYYIFHCVNTAVYAVKMADNLKWPVNKQIELGVGALFHDLGMAMVPEKIIYKKESLTDKELQIIKNRPRMGYKILMPFAETYPWLPVCALQAHERIDGSGYPDGIKGDDIHEYAQLSGLAGVYEALIHSRPQGEKYLYSSAVKEIIRTNKKSFKSQYLKALLNVFSIFPIYSYVRLNTDIIGKVLETYPDQPMRPKIQVVYDMKKHSPVSDKRIVNLPDNSLLNIVDSISETDIKGLFYNE from the coding sequence ATGGCAGTATTAAGAAATATTAAACCAGACACATCAGATTTAAAGACAAATATGATCAGGGCTGATACTGTTCCTGCTGGTGCTGGTTTAAGTTTTCAGAGCCTGGAATCTGACAGGGAAAGATTATACGACAGCCTGGTTGATTATGCTGGCAGTGTATTTAGTGCAATTAGAAATCAACAAAAAATTCCTCTGGACAAGGGATTTGAGCTTGTTAAGAAAATGACGGAAAATCATTTGCCTGAAGATCCTGTATTTATTAAATCCATTCACCATGACAGCCTGGAAGATTATTATATTTTCCATTGTGTTAATACTGCTGTATATGCAGTTAAAATGGCAGATAATTTAAAATGGCCTGTAAATAAACAGATTGAACTTGGTGTGGGAGCATTATTCCATGATCTGGGGATGGCAATGGTTCCTGAGAAAATTATCTATAAAAAAGAAAGCCTGACAGATAAAGAACTGCAGATTATAAAAAACAGGCCCAGGATGGGATATAAAATTCTCATGCCTTTTGCAGAAACCTATCCCTGGCTTCCTGTATGTGCGCTTCAAGCCCATGAACGGATTGACGGCTCGGGTTATCCTGACGGGATAAAGGGAGATGATATTCATGAATACGCCCAGTTGTCAGGTCTGGCAGGTGTGTATGAAGCTCTTATTCATTCCAGGCCCCAGGGAGAAAAGTATTTATATTCATCTGCTGTTAAAGAGATTATCAGGACAAATAAAAAATCCTTTAAAAGCCAATATCTTAAAGCATTGTTGAATGTTTTTTCAATTTTTCCTATTTACAGTTATGTCAGGCTTAATACTGATATTATAGGAAAAGTGCTTGAAACCTATCCTGACCAGCCCATGAGACCTAAAATCCAGGTTGTTTATGATATGAAAAAACATTCTCCTGTTTCTGATAAACGTATTGTTAATCTGCCTGATAATTCATTGCTCAATATTGTTGATTCAATCTCTGAAACAGATATAAAAGGGCTTTTTTATAATGAATAA
- a CDS encoding DegT/DnrJ/EryC1/StrS family aminotransferase, whose amino-acid sequence MSVKTVIPHSKPTLGQEEIDAVSKVIALGHIAQGEISLEFERAFAEFMGVSYAASASSGTAALHLVLAAMGIGPGHQVIIPSYVCTALFNAVCYTGAVPVCADICPETFNICPDHVKKLVNSRTRAVIVPHMFGMAADIDAFPGFGVPVIEDCAQSAGSLYKGKKTGSFGYAGIFSFYATKMLTTGEGGMVVSRSKSLIDKIKDLKNYDNRDDGRVRFNYKMTDMQAALGLVQLKKLPEFIKLRKAAALMYDKGLAGSDLRIPHPFLDHIYYRYVVSAKNDSSYLISELNKQGIHSARPVFMPIHRVLKLKGFENTEKAWKHNLSIPIYPGLTVKELQRIIKAVVSLLHV is encoded by the coding sequence ATGAGTGTAAAAACTGTCATTCCCCATTCAAAACCCACACTGGGACAGGAAGAAATAGATGCAGTTTCAAAGGTTATTGCTTTGGGACATATTGCACAGGGAGAAATCAGCCTGGAATTTGAAAGGGCTTTTGCCGAATTTATGGGGGTTTCCTATGCTGCTTCTGCAAGTTCCGGGACTGCTGCCCTGCATCTTGTTCTTGCTGCTATGGGAATAGGGCCTGGACACCAGGTTATAATCCCAAGCTATGTATGCACAGCCCTTTTTAATGCAGTGTGTTATACAGGCGCTGTTCCTGTTTGTGCTGACATCTGTCCTGAAACATTTAATATCTGCCCTGACCATGTGAAAAAACTTGTTAATTCCAGGACCCGGGCAGTAATAGTTCCTCATATGTTTGGCATGGCTGCTGATATTGATGCTTTTCCAGGTTTTGGTGTTCCTGTTATTGAAGACTGCGCCCAGTCTGCTGGAAGTCTGTATAAAGGGAAAAAAACCGGCTCTTTTGGTTATGCAGGAATATTTTCATTTTATGCAACCAAGATGCTTACAACAGGGGAAGGAGGTATGGTTGTTTCAAGATCAAAATCCTTGATTGACAAGATAAAAGACCTTAAAAATTATGATAACAGGGATGATGGCAGGGTCAGGTTTAATTATAAAATGACTGATATGCAGGCTGCTTTGGGGCTTGTTCAGTTAAAAAAACTGCCTGAATTTATCAAACTGAGAAAAGCTGCTGCTTTAATGTATGATAAAGGTCTGGCTGGTTCAGATTTAAGGATTCCCCACCCCTTTTTAGATCATATTTATTACAGGTATGTTGTTTCCGCCAAAAATGACTCCAGTTATTTGATTTCAGAATTAAATAAACAAGGCATCCACAGTGCCAGGCCTGTTTTTATGCCCATCCACAGGGTCTTAAAATTAAAAGGCTTTGAAAATACTGAAAAAGCCTGGAAGCATAATCTTTCCATTCCTATTTATCCAGGCCTTACAGTCAAAGAGCTGCAAAGAATTATCAAAGCTGTGGTTTCCTTGCTTCATGTATAA